A part of Xenopus tropicalis strain Nigerian chromosome 4, UCB_Xtro_10.0, whole genome shotgun sequence genomic DNA contains:
- the LOC101734280 gene encoding uncharacterized protein C6orf132 homolog yields MLLTVTPLEDPGPPSPTPPPTAPKPSKDNARLQRLLRKAAKRSGLQQPSSQPPKSFRSTLSPVNEGDLESPEPVSPHKFVPPPLNLPPRFQIRPMTHRVPSPYPKQRSFTFTISEQQSLSHYLTSPPPLETPSPRPTGSSTPIPFSEGACTPLPSTTGVQLKESSYHDSCLQFSPGFTDSLPQSSVTPSSNSENRVTTTLILPVTKPKRPGPLVVSKPTEELNNVQIFRGATNTESIKCISGNKEVAIDGCHPKETLPEPPLNKEDASDKPGCCSSISKTVLQLEVPSIQVTMENDESISIGTVAKEAPRLTLSTGLRETEIPGGALPSQCAVNAPRDSSSAVGATSSRTASKVTVSPKTAQITEPPLLPKKEVMTLLKNPDRPKAPRKKPGGGWARLVKHLTVEPEEPKFPEQQQAEVTNEKRSGDEGLSIEAAPQSRTSRANKMWDALLYHMATSTKGQEKPGTEIAPQLPLLRSRLPLLLHRPRFDARKLKEAASRPLRRVTAFFCRRISENKPPPAATFNRTASGWSIHKEDTDKIEGEAGEKEGDVQE; encoded by the coding sequence ATGTTGCTTACAGTGACACCTCTGGAAGATCCTGGGCCGCCCTCTCCAACTCCACCTCCTACTGCACCAAAGCCCTCCAAAGACAATGCCCGGCTCCAGCGCCTTTTACGCAAAGCTGCAAAGAGGAGTGGCCTGCAGCAGCCTTCCTCACAACCCCCTAAATCCTTCCGCTCCACCCTCTCGCCTGTCAATGAAGGGGACCTGGAGAGCCCTGAACCTGTATCGCCACATAAATTTGTTCCTCCACCACTTAATCTGCCGCCGCGCTTCCAGATTCGCCCAATGACCCACCGAGTGCCATCGCCTTACCCAAAGCAACGCAGCTTCACATTCACCATCAGCGAGCAGCAGAGTCTGAGCCACTATCTGACTTCTCCACCACCTCTGGAAACACCCTCACCCCGCCCTACAGGATCCAGTACTCCTATTCCATTCTCAGAGGGGGCCTGCACCCCACTTCCTAGCACCACTGGGGTGCAATTAAAAGAGTCCAGTTACCATGACAGCTGTCTGCAGTTCTCCCCAGGATTCACTGATTCCCTTCCCCAATCATCTGTCACGCCCTCCTCCAACTCTGAGAATCGGGTCACCACTACGCTAATCCTGCCTGTGACAAAGCCAAAAAGGCCAGGACCTTTGGTAGTGTCCAAACCCACAGAAGAACTAAACAATGTGCAGATTTTCAGAGGGGCCACAAATACAGAAAGTATTAAATGCATCTCAGGAAACAAAGAAGTAGCCATTGATGGTTGCCACCCCAAAGAAACACTACCAGAACCCCCCTTAAATAAGGAAGATGCCTCGGATAAACCAGGTTGTTGTTCATCGATCTCAAAGACGGTGCTACAGTTAGAAGTGCCTTCCATTCAAGTGACCATGGAGAATGATGAGTCCATCTCTATAGGAACAGTGGCAAAGGAGGCTCCGCGGCTCACCTTATCTACTGGACTCAGGGAAACAGAGATACCAGGTGGCGCCCTCCCTTCCCAGTGTGCTGTAAATGCTCCTAGAGACTCCTCCTCAGCCGTGGGAGCCACATCCAGTCGGACAGCTTCTAAAGTAACAGTTTCACCTAAAACTGCCCAAATTACAGAGCCGCCATTACTCCCAAAAAAAGAGGTAATGACCCTCTTAAAAAACCCAGATAGACCAAAGGCACCAAGAAAAAAGCCCGGAGGAGGCTGGGCAAGGCTAGTGAAACACCTAACTGTGGAACCCGAGGAACCTAAATTCCCTGAACAGCAGCAAGCGGAGGTGACAAATGAGAAACGGAGCGGGGATGAGGGTTTATCCATAGAGGCAGCTCCACAGAGCCGGACCTCCCGGGCCAACAAGATGTGGGATGCCCTTTTATATCACATGGCCACATCCACCAAAGGGCAAGAGAAGCCAGGAACTGAGATTGCACCCCAGTTACCCCTTCTGCGCTCACGTTTGCCTCTCCTTTTGCACCGGCCCAGATTTGATGCTCGCAAGTTAAAGGAGGCGGCCTCCCGGCCTTTACGGAGAGTAACGGCTTTCTTTTGCAGGAGGATCAGTGAAAACAAGCCGCCACCAGCTGCCACCTTCAACAGAACGGCATCAGGGTGGAGCATACACAAGGAGGATACAGATAAAATAGAAGGGGAGGCAGGAGAGAAGGAAGGAGATGTCCAGGAATGA